The Methanomethylovorans hollandica DSM 15978 genome includes a region encoding these proteins:
- the tpiA gene encoding triose-phosphate isomerase yields the protein MSSILIVLNLKTYLEGTGENSVRIAQACKDVADDSGIDIAVAPQFCDIYRVASQVDIPVYSQHLDSVGAGSFTGHAFSRCIKDAGAVGTLINHSERRLTLAEIDASVQAAKKSGLATIVCTNNVPTSAAAAALSPDYVAVEPPELIGSGIPVSKADPAVVTGSVEAILKVNPAVKVLCGAGISKGEDLAAALELGSVGVLLASGIVKAASPKAALEDLVSKI from the coding sequence ATCAGCTCAATTTTGATAGTGTTGAATCTGAAGACATATCTTGAAGGCACGGGTGAGAACTCAGTAAGGATCGCACAGGCATGTAAGGATGTTGCAGACGATTCGGGCATTGACATTGCAGTTGCTCCGCAGTTCTGCGACATCTATAGGGTGGCTTCCCAGGTGGACATACCTGTATATTCACAGCACCTTGACAGCGTAGGTGCAGGCAGCTTTACAGGCCATGCCTTCTCTAGATGTATTAAGGATGCCGGAGCAGTCGGCACTCTCATTAACCACTCCGAAAGACGGCTCACGCTTGCTGAGATCGATGCTTCCGTGCAGGCCGCAAAGAAATCAGGTCTTGCCACAATTGTCTGCACGAACAACGTGCCCACATCCGCTGCCGCAGCTGCCCTGTCTCCGGATTACGTTGCTGTGGAACCCCCGGAGCTCATCGGTTCAGGTATCCCGGTATCCAAGGCAGATCCAGCAGTTGTCACAGGTTCCGTGGAAGCTATCCTGAAGGTGAACCCTGCAGTAAAAGTGCTCTGCGGAGCTGGCATTTCCAAAGGTGAGGACCTTGCAGCAGCCCTTGAACTTGGTTCAGTGGGTGTGCTGCTGGCTTCAGGCATAGTGAAAGCCGCAAGCCCAAAGGCAGCTCTTGAAGATCTTGTAAGCAAGATCTGA
- a CDS encoding prephenate dehydrogenase, with amino-acid sequence MLIVGGTGEMGQWFSTFFKNRGFDVSIWGKSGNTEIAERLDVRFAHDLHSEVTESDVVIISVPIDITEQVIAEVAPLMRAGTLLMDLTSLKTGPTRAMQKYAPADVEILGTHPMFGPTIPNLHGQRFILTPIVDRCQKWFPVIREMLEESGAHVVIVGPEEHDRFVSVVQGLTHFAYITIGTTLDRLDFNVKESRRFMSPVYDIMLDFVGRILGQNPYLYAMIQMENPEVIRVHDAFLQECHSTSEMVREHDLEGFITKMKDAAMHFGDVSPALRRSDKLINYKISEYEHLLTSVGKECGLLHVYSGKIHVGKLRKVTPTEILLAEGTKIASLKIENIQLLSPQELNEWKRKNLIHHRRDISVIVPENADPEIILDVLSGNENIVESEIIDTYLIHEKKSVTYRISILADQEPKKVQTDVERILCGIGCQLRV; translated from the coding sequence ATGCTCATAGTAGGTGGTACCGGTGAAATGGGACAATGGTTCTCCACCTTCTTCAAAAACAGAGGTTTTGATGTCAGTATCTGGGGCAAGAGCGGAAATACAGAGATAGCCGAAAGGCTGGATGTTAGGTTCGCTCATGATCTGCATTCGGAAGTGACCGAGAGTGACGTAGTAATTATTTCGGTGCCTATTGACATCACAGAGCAGGTCATTGCAGAGGTTGCACCCCTGATGAGAGCAGGCACCCTGCTCATGGACCTCACTTCCCTGAAAACCGGACCCACCCGTGCTATGCAGAAATACGCTCCTGCTGATGTGGAGATCCTGGGAACTCATCCCATGTTCGGACCTACCATACCAAACCTGCACGGGCAGAGGTTCATCCTGACACCCATAGTTGACAGGTGCCAGAAATGGTTCCCTGTTATCAGAGAGATGCTAGAGGAAAGCGGGGCTCACGTAGTGATCGTCGGTCCTGAGGAACATGACAGATTCGTTTCTGTAGTTCAGGGCCTTACTCATTTTGCATACATAACCATAGGTACAACACTGGACAGGCTTGATTTCAATGTGAAAGAATCAAGGAGATTTATGAGCCCTGTGTATGACATAATGCTGGATTTCGTTGGCAGGATACTGGGCCAGAACCCGTACCTCTATGCGATGATACAGATGGAGAACCCGGAAGTGATTCGAGTTCATGATGCCTTCCTTCAGGAATGTCACAGCACTTCGGAAATGGTGAGGGAGCATGACCTGGAAGGTTTCATCACAAAGATGAAGGATGCAGCCATGCATTTCGGAGATGTGTCACCTGCCCTCAGACGTTCTGACAAGCTGATCAATTACAAGATATCCGAATATGAACACCTTTTGACATCTGTTGGAAAAGAGTGCGGTCTGTTGCATGTGTACTCGGGAAAGATACATGTTGGTAAACTCCGGAAGGTCACGCCCACAGAGATTCTGCTTGCAGAAGGAACAAAAATAGCATCCCTGAAAATAGAGAACATACAACTGCTTTCACCTCAGGAGCTGAATGAGTGGAAGAGAAAAAATCTCATACATCACAGAAGGGACATATCTGTTATAGTTCCTGAGAATGCTGATCCTGAAATCATACTGGACGTGCTATCAGGCAATGAGAACATAGTCGAGTCTGAGATCATTGACACATACCTCATTCATGAGAAAAAGAGTGTTACCTACCGTATCAGTATATTAGCAGATCAGGAGCCAAAAAAAGTGCAGACAGATGTAGAAAGGATCCTGTGTGGTATCGGATGCCAGTTAAGAGTATGA
- the aroE gene encoding shikimate dehydrogenase, with protein MKKIFAVFGDPIEHSLSPVMHNAAFKAKGMDCTYHAFRVSREKLKDAIKGAHAMGFGGLNLTVPLKEEALKIVEPDLLAAVMGAVNTVDLKDGIRGYNTDGIGAERALVDAGVKIEGAKVLIVGAGGAARGISFQLASDGADVTIANRTPERAMRLAEDVAVAGNVKGCGLEQLDDLIASADVLINCTTLGMHPQVETTIATAEQMHAGLVVFDIVYNPLKTKLLMEAEKAGSKTVSGVMMLVYQGAEAFRIWTGVEPPVEVMKEAVMGALRT; from the coding sequence ATGAAGAAAATATTTGCTGTCTTCGGCGACCCCATTGAGCATTCACTATCCCCTGTGATGCACAATGCAGCATTCAAAGCTAAGGGAATGGACTGTACCTACCACGCCTTCAGGGTCAGCAGGGAAAAACTTAAAGATGCTATCAAAGGAGCACATGCTATGGGATTCGGGGGATTGAATCTTACTGTGCCCCTGAAGGAAGAGGCTCTGAAGATAGTGGAACCAGATCTCCTTGCAGCAGTCATGGGAGCTGTCAATACCGTGGACCTCAAAGACGGCATAAGGGGATACAATACGGATGGGATAGGAGCAGAAAGGGCTCTTGTAGATGCAGGCGTGAAAATTGAGGGAGCAAAGGTGCTGATAGTCGGTGCAGGAGGAGCTGCCAGGGGAATCAGTTTCCAGCTTGCAAGTGACGGAGCAGATGTGACCATTGCCAACCGTACGCCTGAAAGAGCTATGCGGCTAGCAGAGGATGTTGCAGTTGCAGGCAACGTAAAAGGATGCGGGCTTGAGCAGCTGGACGATCTTATAGCCAGCGCTGACGTGCTGATCAACTGCACCACCTTAGGAATGCACCCGCAGGTGGAAACTACCATCGCGACAGCGGAGCAGATGCATGCAGGCCTCGTGGTCTTTGATATTGTGTACAATCCACTGAAGACTAAACTGCTTATGGAGGCGGAAAAGGCCGGATCAAAGACAGTTTCCGGTGTTATGATGCTGGTGTACCAGGGTGCAGAAGCTTTCAGAATATGGACAGGCGTGGAGCCTCCTGTGGAAGTGATGAAAGAAGCTGTGATGGGAGCACTGAGAACTTGA
- the aroD gene encoding type I 3-dehydroquinate dehydratase, translated as MIRGHMVKIGGLDLSEGPGVVAVISRFPVEQAKAALLQGADMLEIRLDLLGIKDTKSALKMIAEVKAAVNIPCIATNRLPNDGGKWEGTEEKRIQLLLDILPVVDAVDVELAAVADLREKLISTAHELGKTAIVSHHDFNGTPPMEKIRNMLEMAWQSGGDIAKFAAKANSTADTMNLLRVTHAATRPVCLISMGDIGKHTRVIAPFYGSVLTYGSIDEAVAPGQLNIAELKRTMRLLL; from the coding sequence ATGATCAGAGGACATATGGTAAAGATAGGTGGCTTGGACCTGTCAGAAGGGCCGGGGGTTGTGGCTGTGATAAGCCGCTTTCCCGTGGAACAGGCAAAAGCAGCGCTCTTGCAGGGTGCAGACATGCTGGAGATCCGGCTGGACCTGCTTGGTATAAAAGATACTAAGTCTGCACTGAAAATGATTGCAGAAGTAAAAGCTGCAGTAAACATTCCATGTATTGCAACCAATAGATTACCGAATGATGGTGGCAAATGGGAAGGAACTGAAGAAAAAAGAATACAACTTCTTCTTGATATTTTGCCTGTGGTGGATGCGGTGGACGTGGAACTTGCTGCGGTGGCCGATCTGCGGGAAAAGCTCATATCCACTGCACACGAGCTTGGCAAGACAGCTATTGTCTCGCACCATGATTTTAATGGAACTCCTCCTATGGAAAAGATCAGGAATATGCTGGAAATGGCATGGCAAAGCGGAGGAGATATAGCCAAGTTTGCTGCGAAGGCCAATTCGACTGCTGACACCATGAACCTGCTGCGGGTAACTCATGCAGCTACAAGGCCCGTATGCCTGATATCCATGGGCGATATTGGAAAACATACACGAGTAATAGCACCATTCTATGGGTCAGTGCTTACTTATGGCTCAATTGATGAGGCTGTGGCACCGGGGCAGCTGAACATAGCAGAACTGAAGAGAACGATGAGATTGTTGTTATGA
- a CDS encoding 3-dehydroquinate synthase II, with translation MNRKSVWIKADEGRWDDRKGRITTGLESGVDYVLVDANDVEKVRELGDIKVAAFAHDEKSAADIIVVGKGSEGDGAKPLPPDFSGSFDIITATRLKGKGLKVAGYVVIRNKQYEEFAAEMAGACDYIITVGTDWKVIPLENLIAGLHDKDVQIISGVRTSEEAKLSLETMEHGSDGVLLDTDDPSEIKKTVGMAERAGVESLELGAATITKVEQVGMGDRVCVDTCNLMTSGEGMLVGSQSCGLFLVNSEADDSPYVASRPFRVNAGAVHAYVLVGEKTKYLCELEAGDEVAIVNAAGEQRKGIVGRVKIERRPLMLIEADLNGKTVKTIVQNAETIKLVSKGGKPIAVTDLKAGDEVLVKFEEIGRHFGMKVEETIIEK, from the coding sequence ATGAACAGGAAAAGCGTATGGATAAAAGCCGATGAAGGCAGGTGGGATGACAGGAAAGGAAGAATTACCACTGGACTGGAATCGGGTGTAGATTACGTACTGGTAGATGCCAATGATGTTGAGAAGGTAAGAGAACTGGGAGATATAAAGGTTGCAGCTTTTGCCCATGATGAAAAATCTGCTGCAGACATCATTGTAGTAGGAAAAGGAAGCGAAGGGGACGGAGCAAAACCACTACCACCTGATTTCAGTGGCTCTTTTGATATAATAACGGCCACCCGCCTGAAAGGCAAAGGCCTGAAGGTAGCCGGGTACGTAGTCATCCGCAATAAACAATATGAAGAGTTCGCAGCAGAAATGGCTGGAGCCTGCGACTATATCATCACCGTAGGCACTGACTGGAAGGTTATTCCTCTGGAAAACCTCATTGCAGGACTGCATGACAAAGATGTACAGATCATTTCCGGGGTCAGGACCTCCGAAGAAGCGAAGCTTTCCCTTGAGACCATGGAACATGGATCCGATGGAGTGTTATTGGATACTGACGACCCAAGTGAAATAAAGAAAACTGTGGGAATGGCAGAAAGGGCTGGTGTTGAGTCCCTTGAACTTGGAGCTGCTACAATCACAAAAGTGGAACAGGTGGGCATGGGTGACCGCGTATGTGTGGACACTTGCAACCTTATGACAAGCGGGGAAGGTATGCTTGTAGGCTCACAATCCTGCGGACTTTTTCTTGTGAATTCGGAAGCTGATGACAGCCCATATGTTGCATCACGGCCATTTAGAGTAAATGCCGGAGCGGTACATGCTTATGTACTGGTGGGAGAGAAGACGAAATACCTGTGTGAACTGGAAGCAGGTGATGAAGTAGCTATAGTTAATGCGGCCGGAGAGCAAAGAAAAGGTATCGTGGGCAGAGTAAAAATAGAGAGAAGGCCCCTTATGCTCATAGAGGCCGACCTTAACGGAAAGACTGTCAAGACCATCGTGCAGAACGCAGAGACCATCAAACTGGTGAGTAAAGGCGGAAAGCCCATAGCTGTCACCGACCTGAAAGCCGGGGACGAGGTTCTGGTTAAATTTGAGGAAATAGGCCGGCATTTCGGAATGAAGGTAGAGGAAACGATCATCGAGAAATGA
- a CDS encoding 2-amino-3,7-dideoxy-D-threo-hept-6-ulosonate synthase, with protein sequence MSEIGKSIRIERIMDRNSRNMVIIPMDHGISDGPIKGVINIADSINKVADGGANAVLMQKGMIKHGHRGYGHDVGLIVHISASTSLGPDPNNKVQVCSVEEVMKMGADAVSIHVNVGSETEADQLQKFGKVAEDCNNWGIPLLAMMYPRGKKVTNPHDPVMVAHAARVGAELGADVVKTVYTGDIDSFKDVVEGCPVPVVIAGGPKTETDEEFLEMIRGAIDAGSRGVAIGRNVFQHKEPTKITRAITEIVHKHRTVEEALEILK encoded by the coding sequence ATGTCAGAAATAGGAAAAAGTATACGTATCGAAAGGATAATGGACAGGAACAGCAGGAATATGGTAATCATACCAATGGATCACGGCATATCCGATGGCCCCATTAAAGGCGTTATAAATATTGCAGATTCCATCAATAAAGTAGCAGATGGGGGAGCAAATGCGGTACTCATGCAAAAAGGTATGATAAAGCACGGACACCGCGGATATGGCCATGATGTCGGCTTAATAGTCCATATAAGCGCATCCACATCCCTCGGACCGGACCCTAACAACAAAGTACAGGTCTGCAGTGTGGAAGAGGTAATGAAGATGGGAGCTGATGCTGTATCCATACATGTGAACGTGGGTTCTGAAACTGAGGCTGACCAGCTACAGAAATTTGGGAAGGTAGCCGAAGACTGCAATAACTGGGGCATACCATTACTTGCCATGATGTATCCACGGGGCAAAAAGGTGACAAACCCACATGATCCTGTGATGGTTGCCCATGCTGCAAGAGTGGGGGCAGAACTTGGAGCAGATGTTGTCAAGACAGTGTATACCGGAGATATAGATTCATTTAAGGATGTTGTAGAAGGATGCCCGGTCCCAGTTGTAATTGCAGGAGGGCCGAAGACAGAGACTGACGAAGAGTTCCTGGAAATGATAAGAGGTGCCATTGATGCAGGCAGCAGAGGAGTTGCCATTGGCAGGAATGTTTTCCAGCACAAGGAACCCACAAAAATTACAAGAGCAATAACAGAGATAGTGCATAAGCACCGTACTGTAGAAGAAGCTCTTGAGATACTTAAGTGA
- a CDS encoding ATPase domain-containing protein gives MSTGIEGLDEVLGGGVLSPSTTFIAGTPGTGRTTLGMQSLCAAAKKGEKVLYVAISPKPESLIRQILSRFSFFEESIIIRTFNVSSVERDPLTMLVELGNIVSSLKPDRILIDPVTPIGFGFPEAERRRFIYSLNAALNEWDAVVYFTGTLESGAVKSNVISDIVDNIIYLSQNFDTHITRRYIELMKVSGMSSIQGEHTFEIGTDGISVYPKDIAQADHSIPASKERISTGISKLDGMLGGGLFKGSSNLIAGSTGTGKTVIGLQFVIEGAKKGETGLIINFEETPEELYLHASNFGWDLKGMEEKGKVKIIHTLPSSLDPNKHMMQLKKTIIQTGAQRIFLDAVNGFDYALMDPIVRKEHIAALTRMFRNLGITSLLTCLNPEGKECSNTCDIPIVTVADSVMILQQRLTSSGLRKSISIIKMRSSDHVKSPAIYEITSDGVVIEDITLEDKI, from the coding sequence GTGTCTACCGGAATAGAGGGATTGGACGAGGTCCTTGGTGGAGGGGTCCTTAGTCCCTCGACCACATTCATTGCAGGAACACCTGGTACAGGAAGAACGACCCTTGGAATGCAGAGCCTATGCGCTGCAGCAAAAAAAGGAGAGAAGGTGCTGTACGTAGCAATTTCTCCTAAACCCGAATCTTTGATACGACAGATACTTTCAAGGTTCAGTTTCTTCGAAGAGAGTATTATCATTCGCACATTTAATGTCAGCAGTGTGGAAAGAGACCCGCTCACCATGCTTGTCGAACTGGGGAATATCGTAAGTTCACTTAAACCTGACAGGATACTAATAGATCCTGTCACACCTATTGGATTCGGATTCCCGGAAGCTGAAAGGCGAAGATTTATATATTCTCTTAACGCTGCTCTCAACGAATGGGATGCAGTGGTATACTTTACAGGAACTCTGGAATCAGGAGCTGTAAAGAGCAATGTGATCAGTGACATAGTGGATAATATAATATACCTCTCGCAAAATTTTGACACACATATTACCAGGCGATATATCGAATTAATGAAAGTAAGTGGTATGTCTTCGATACAAGGAGAGCATACATTTGAGATCGGAACTGATGGCATATCCGTTTATCCTAAAGATATTGCGCAAGCCGACCATTCTATACCTGCTTCTAAAGAACGTATTTCTACAGGCATATCCAAGCTTGATGGAATGCTGGGGGGCGGCTTATTCAAAGGTTCCTCCAATCTTATTGCAGGATCTACAGGTACCGGTAAAACCGTAATTGGACTCCAATTTGTAATAGAAGGGGCAAAAAAAGGAGAAACGGGGCTCATCATTAATTTTGAAGAAACTCCAGAAGAACTATACCTACATGCTTCTAATTTTGGATGGGACCTGAAGGGAATGGAAGAAAAAGGTAAAGTAAAGATAATCCACACATTACCTTCCTCGCTTGACCCTAACAAACATATGATGCAATTAAAGAAAACTATCATACAAACCGGGGCACAGAGAATATTCCTGGATGCGGTGAATGGTTTTGATTATGCTCTTATGGACCCGATAGTAAGAAAAGAGCATATAGCTGCTCTCACAAGAATGTTTAGGAACCTGGGTATTACATCACTTCTTACCTGCCTTAACCCGGAAGGTAAAGAATGCTCGAATACGTGCGATATACCAATAGTAACAGTTGCAGATAGCGTCATGATCTTGCAACAGCGCCTTACATCTTCCGGTTTGCGAAAGTCCATATCCATAATCAAGATGAGAAGCAGCGACCATGTGAAAAGTCCTGCGATATATGAAATAACCTCAGATGGTGTTGTGATAGAGGACATTACTTTAGAGGACAAAATTTGA
- a CDS encoding GMP synthase subunit A — protein MKTMNILVINNYGQFCHLIHRTIRDLDMDTTIISNTSSVEDILSKGPDGLVLSGGPTLERAGNCAQYIREIDLPILGICLGHQVMAKTFRGEIGPGKYGGYAEVEVEVLEEDNILQGMAPTTSVWASHADEVKSLPEGFIQLARSGICEIEAMKHEQRPLYGVQWHPEVAHTEKGKDLFLNFFQVCEDY, from the coding sequence ATGAAAACAATGAATATTCTTGTTATCAATAACTATGGTCAATTTTGTCATCTCATTCACCGTACTATCCGGGACCTGGATATGGATACGACCATAATCTCCAATACTTCTTCCGTAGAAGACATCCTTTCAAAAGGACCGGACGGACTGGTACTCAGTGGCGGTCCGACTTTGGAAAGGGCAGGCAATTGTGCGCAGTACATAAGGGAGATCGATCTTCCTATTCTTGGAATATGTCTTGGGCATCAGGTAATGGCCAAAACATTTAGAGGAGAGATCGGCCCGGGTAAATATGGGGGATATGCCGAGGTTGAAGTAGAGGTCCTTGAAGAAGATAATATCCTTCAAGGAATGGCTCCCACGACATCTGTATGGGCATCACACGCGGATGAAGTAAAATCTTTACCTGAAGGTTTTATTCAGCTGGCAAGGTCCGGAATTTGTGAAATAGAAGCTATGAAACATGAACAAAGGCCACTTTATGGGGTTCAGTGGCACCCTGAAGTTGCCCACACAGAAAAAGGCAAGGACCTTTTCTTAAATTTTTTTCAGGTATGTGAGGATTATTAA
- a CDS encoding signal recognition particle protein Srp54: MVMEKLGGSLQDALKKLVKSGRIDEHTVNEVVKDIQRAMLQADVNVKLVMTMSNHIKERAMKEDVPSGMNPREHVIRIVYQELINIIGKGTDIPLKPQKIMMIGLQGSGKTTTTSKLARYFQRKGLRPAVICADTFRPGAYQQLKTLCGKLNVTFYGEEGNPDAVGIVERGLKEVEKYDVIIIDTAGRHSLEKDLIEEMEQIHAIAHPDYKLLVLDGAIGQQASEQARAFNDSIGISGVVISKLDGTAKGGGAISAVSETNSSIAFIGVGETPEDLEKFESDRFISKLLGMGDIQGLIEKAQENLKEEELDMEAMMRGRFTLKDMYKQLETLNKMGPMKQIMQMLPLGGMGVKVPEEAYQVTGEKLTKYRVVMDSMTEEEMLNPRLIGSARIKRISMGSGCGPDDVRELLKYYKTMQNTMKGLRGGKFNMQKMMKKFGM; this comes from the coding sequence ATGGTAATGGAAAAACTCGGAGGCTCCTTACAGGATGCACTTAAGAAACTCGTCAAGTCCGGCAGGATAGACGAACACACGGTCAATGAAGTTGTAAAGGACATCCAGAGAGCAATGCTACAGGCTGACGTTAATGTTAAGCTTGTCATGACGATGTCTAACCACATCAAGGAACGTGCTATGAAGGAAGATGTGCCCTCGGGAATGAACCCCCGGGAGCATGTTATAAGGATCGTCTATCAGGAACTTATTAATATCATCGGCAAGGGTACCGACATTCCTCTGAAACCCCAGAAGATCATGATGATAGGTCTTCAGGGTAGTGGTAAGACAACCACCACATCAAAACTTGCAAGGTATTTCCAACGTAAGGGTCTAAGACCTGCAGTGATATGTGCAGATACGTTCAGGCCCGGTGCATACCAGCAGTTGAAGACGCTGTGTGGCAAGCTCAATGTCACGTTTTACGGAGAAGAAGGCAATCCTGATGCAGTGGGGATCGTAGAAAGAGGCCTTAAGGAAGTAGAAAAATATGATGTTATCATAATAGACACTGCCGGACGTCACTCTCTTGAAAAAGACCTCATCGAGGAAATGGAACAGATCCATGCCATTGCACATCCGGACTACAAACTGCTTGTACTTGATGGCGCTATCGGCCAGCAGGCAAGCGAACAGGCAAGAGCATTCAACGATTCTATAGGTATCTCAGGAGTTGTCATCTCTAAGCTGGATGGTACTGCAAAGGGTGGCGGAGCCATATCTGCAGTATCTGAAACTAACTCATCCATAGCGTTCATCGGTGTTGGAGAAACACCCGAAGACCTGGAAAAGTTCGAATCTGACAGGTTCATATCCAAATTGCTTGGAATGGGAGACATACAGGGACTCATAGAGAAAGCCCAGGAAAATCTAAAGGAAGAGGAACTTGACATGGAAGCCATGATGAGAGGGCGCTTCACTCTCAAAGACATGTACAAGCAACTGGAAACCCTCAACAAAATGGGCCCAATGAAACAGATCATGCAGATGCTGCCTCTGGGAGGTATGGGTGTAAAGGTACCTGAGGAAGCATACCAGGTAACAGGAGAGAAACTTACAAAGTACCGTGTGGTCATGGACTCCATGACTGAGGAAGAAATGCTTAATCCACGCCTTATAGGAAGTGCCAGAATTAAGCGAATCTCCATGGGATCAGGATGCGGCCCTGATGATGTAAGGGAATTGTTGAAGTACTACAAGACGATGCAGAATACCATGAAAGGTTTGCGTGGCGGGAAATTCAACATGCAGAAAATGATGAAGAAATTCGGCATGTAA
- a CDS encoding universal stress protein: MQSEMYKKIVIATDGSENAKNAALSAIEIARIAGAKIYALNALPDIPHLSYFGVPIEPSKGVSPVEKDFEINLETDGKKALDVVVEMGKKAGVEVEAVMVKGHPGSAIINFAEKNDIDLIVMGTLGRSGIDRVLVGSVAVDVARHAKTRVMIVK, from the coding sequence ATGCAGAGTGAAATGTACAAAAAGATAGTTATTGCAACTGATGGCTCAGAAAATGCTAAGAATGCAGCATTATCTGCCATAGAGATCGCGAGGATTGCAGGAGCGAAAATATATGCACTAAACGCCTTGCCGGATATACCTCACCTGTCATATTTTGGTGTGCCTATAGAGCCTTCTAAAGGAGTGTCTCCTGTAGAGAAAGATTTTGAAATAAATCTGGAAACTGATGGGAAAAAAGCACTTGATGTAGTAGTGGAGATGGGAAAAAAGGCAGGAGTGGAAGTTGAGGCCGTGATGGTCAAAGGACATCCGGGTTCTGCGATAATCAACTTTGCAGAGAAGAACGATATTGACCTGATAGTAATGGGTACTCTGGGAAGATCTGGCATCGACAGGGTATTGGTAGGAAGCGTGGCTGTGGATGTTGCAAGGCATGCAAAGACACGGGTAATGATAGTTAAGTGA
- a CDS encoding Zn-ribbon domain-containing protein, translating into MSHKCTRCGGIFVDGAAVILSGCPSCGWNKFLYVKGPEEEHQVSEKAAHEVLDETHGQETPAEKLIKEIDEIIGIEKEERSVTEEDGDRVESVRILGPGSYELNLASLLHRKEIIMAIKEDGTYALHLPSVFKAERKEKKR; encoded by the coding sequence ATGTCACATAAGTGCACCAGATGTGGAGGTATATTCGTTGATGGGGCAGCAGTAATCCTTAGTGGCTGTCCTTCATGTGGATGGAATAAGTTCCTCTACGTCAAAGGTCCTGAAGAAGAGCATCAAGTCTCTGAAAAAGCCGCTCATGAGGTCCTTGACGAAACCCACGGTCAAGAGACTCCGGCAGAGAAGCTGATAAAAGAGATAGACGAGATCATCGGTATAGAAAAAGAGGAACGTAGTGTTACAGAGGAGGATGGTGACAGGGTGGAGTCTGTTCGTATACTTGGTCCCGGATCGTACGAACTTAATCTGGCTTCCCTGTTGCATCGTAAGGAAATAATCATGGCTATAAAAGAAGACGGCACATATGCCCTTCACCTGCCTTCTGTTTTCAAGGCAGAGAGAAAAGAAAAGAAGAGGTGA
- a CDS encoding heparan-alpha-glucosaminide N-acetyltransferase, giving the protein MRSVYNRFWEIDALRGVAILLMVLFHFLYDLMFFNILQIDLLSGPVFYIGRSAAILFVFLVGVSLTLSYSRGKVSGSQISFKKYLKRGFHIFLWGMVFTLGSWLFFPDKVIVFGILHFIGLAIILSYPLLGYRLPNLIGGFMVLFLGRSVEDFAVNFPWLLWLGLTPVGFQTLDYFPLLPWFGVTMFGIFTGNTLYSGYRRKYELFDLSLNPLISALEFMGRKSLSIYLIHQPLLVFVLYFFGVIDVNSIGIQ; this is encoded by the coding sequence ATGCGCAGCGTTTACAACCGGTTCTGGGAAATAGATGCACTAAGGGGGGTCGCCATCCTCCTCATGGTGTTATTCCATTTCCTTTATGACCTTATGTTCTTTAATATATTACAAATAGACCTGTTGTCAGGGCCAGTGTTCTATATCGGCAGAAGTGCAGCTATTCTTTTTGTCTTTCTTGTAGGTGTTTCTCTTACCTTGAGCTATTCCAGGGGGAAAGTGTCAGGTTCGCAAATCAGTTTCAAAAAATACCTTAAGAGGGGTTTTCACATCTTTCTCTGGGGTATGGTGTTCACCCTGGGCAGCTGGCTCTTTTTCCCGGATAAAGTGATAGTTTTCGGTATTTTGCATTTCATTGGCTTAGCGATCATATTGTCATACCCTTTACTTGGATACCGGCTTCCTAACCTTATAGGAGGTTTCATGGTTCTTTTTCTGGGCAGGTCAGTGGAGGACTTTGCAGTTAATTTTCCATGGTTGTTATGGCTTGGTCTGACTCCTGTAGGTTTTCAGACCCTCGACTATTTTCCGCTGTTGCCCTGGTTCGGTGTCACTATGTTTGGGATATTCACAGGCAATACTCTGTATTCTGGTTATCGCCGTAAATATGAACTTTTTGATCTCTCTCTCAATCCACTGATATCTGCTCTTGAGTTCATGGGGAGAAAATCACTGTCAATATATCTCATACATCAGCCATTGCTTGTGTTTGTTCTGTACTTTTTTGGAGTTATTGATGTAAACTCCATAGGGATCCAGTAG